In Bacteroidales bacterium, a single genomic region encodes these proteins:
- a CDS encoding TatD family hydrolase: MNFPVPGDYINIHTHGDTPAFGIFTVENLMAHEGVFPSDKGVAWSFGIHPWFLNENNHSLLISSVRTVAGNPLLSAIGEAGFDKIKGPEMKLQISTFEEQVEIAEEFNKPLIIHCVKAWDELLASHKKYKPSMPWLIHGFHGKKEVAAQLLTRGIYLSIWYSFALIPESAELLRFIPRDRLFLETDGADVDIRDIYNKVSTDLNMNVEELKLLIFENYVKFFALKQ; the protein is encoded by the coding sequence ATGAACTTTCCTGTTCCGGGAGACTATATAAATATCCATACCCATGGAGATACTCCTGCCTTTGGGATATTCACCGTTGAAAACCTGATGGCACATGAAGGTGTCTTCCCTTCTGATAAAGGAGTTGCCTGGTCATTTGGCATTCATCCGTGGTTTCTGAATGAAAATAATCATAGTCTTCTGATCAGTTCAGTCAGAACGGTTGCAGGAAATCCATTGCTTTCAGCTATTGGCGAAGCCGGGTTTGATAAGATTAAGGGTCCGGAGATGAAACTTCAGATCAGTACATTTGAGGAGCAGGTGGAAATAGCAGAGGAATTCAATAAGCCACTGATAATTCATTGTGTTAAGGCATGGGATGAATTACTTGCTTCCCATAAAAAATATAAACCCTCAATGCCATGGCTTATTCATGGTTTTCATGGGAAAAAAGAGGTGGCTGCTCAGCTTCTTACAAGAGGAATATATCTTTCCATATGGTATAGTTTCGCATTGATCCCCGAATCAGCTGAACTTCTGAGGTTTATACCGCGGGACAGGTTGTTCCTGGAAACTGACGGAGCCGATGTCGATATAAGGGATATATATAATAAGGTATCAACTGATCTTAATATGAATGTAGAAGAATTGAAATTGTTGATTTTTGAAAATTATGTTAAATTTTTTGCCCTGAAACAATAA
- the tdh gene encoding L-threonine 3-dehydrogenase, giving the protein MKALVKARPEKGLWMQEVPIPEPGLNDVIIKIKKSAICGTDLHIYMWDAWSQKTIKTPMTIGHEYMGYIDKVGAGVRNLKVGDRVTGEGHLACGHCRNCRRSKEHVCENTVGIGVHLDGSFAEYLKLPASNVIPLDSRIPDEWAAIMDPFGNATHTALSFPLLGEDVLITGSGLIGSMAVAIAKFSGARFIVASDLSDYRLDIAKKMGATLTVNPSKGEKISDAVKKLGMRGFDIGLEMSGSPKAFVEMINNMYNGSSISLLGILPSNFEVPWSDIIFKAITLKGIYGREMWETWYKMEQMIIGGIDLNPVITHRFSIDDFQKGFDAMEKGDCGKVILNWD; this is encoded by the coding sequence ATGAAAGCTCTGGTCAAAGCCAGACCTGAAAAAGGATTATGGATGCAGGAGGTTCCGATACCGGAACCCGGACTCAACGATGTTATTATCAAAATAAAAAAATCTGCTATCTGCGGAACTGACCTGCATATTTATATGTGGGATGCCTGGTCGCAGAAAACTATAAAAACCCCTATGACTATTGGCCACGAGTATATGGGCTATATTGATAAAGTGGGAGCCGGGGTAAGAAACCTTAAGGTTGGAGACCGAGTTACCGGTGAGGGCCATCTGGCTTGCGGTCATTGCCGTAACTGCCGGCGCAGCAAAGAACATGTTTGCGAAAATACGGTAGGTATTGGTGTTCATCTCGATGGATCATTTGCCGAATATTTAAAACTGCCTGCATCAAATGTTATTCCACTCGATAGCAGAATTCCTGATGAATGGGCAGCCATAATGGACCCGTTCGGAAACGCAACCCATACAGCACTCTCTTTTCCACTGCTCGGAGAAGATGTTTTAATAACCGGATCAGGTTTGATCGGCAGTATGGCTGTTGCAATCGCAAAGTTCTCAGGGGCAAGGTTTATTGTCGCCAGCGACCTGAGCGATTACCGTTTGGATATAGCAAAGAAAATGGGTGCAACGCTAACAGTAAATCCATCCAAGGGGGAAAAAATATCTGACGCTGTTAAGAAGCTGGGAATGAGGGGATTTGACATAGGCCTTGAAATGTCTGGTTCTCCAAAAGCTTTCGTGGAGATGATCAATAATATGTATAACGGATCGAGTATCTCGCTTCTTGGGATTCTTCCCTCAAATTTTGAAGTTCCATGGAGCGACATTATCTTCAAAGCTATCACCCTTAAAGGAATATATGGCCGGGAAATGTGGGAAACATGGTATAAAATGGAGCAGATGATAATAGGAGGAATAGATCTTAATCCGGTTATCACACATCGTTTTTCGATCGACGATTTCCAGAAGGGTTTCGATGCAATGGAAAAAGGTGACTGCGGAAAAGTAATACTAAACTGGGATTAA
- a CDS encoding adenosylcobalamin-dependent ribonucleoside-diphosphate reductase yields MEKTGKAKDTEKPVYSHEEAVDASIQYFKGDELAARVWANKYALKDSFGNLFEKTPDDMHRRLAREIHRVELKYKNPLSEELIYSVLKDFKYIVPQGGPMTGIGNDYQIASLSNCFVIGNDGSSDSYGGIMKIDQEQVQLMKRRGGVGHDLSHIRPKGTPVLNSALTSTGVVPFMERYSNSTREVAQDGRRGALMLSISIKHPDSGKFIDAKLESGKVTGANVSVKLTDDFMKAVEDKTLFRQQYPINSDDPKFAKDIDAVQLWSKIIHNAWKSAEPGVLFWDTIIKESVPDCYGDLGYATVSTNPCGEIPLCPYDSCRLLAINLFSYVNKPFTKEAEFDTELYKEHVGLAQRMMDDIIDLELEKIDAILAKIDADPEIEELKHVERNLWTNIRTKANEGRRTGIGITAEGDMLAALGMRYGSDEATSFSVDVHKTLALEAYKSSTYLAKERGPFAIYDAEREKNNPFILRMKEADPVMYNNMVKFGRRNIALLTIAPTGTTSLMTQTTSGIEPIFSVFYKRRRKVNPNDKDVKVTFKDEVGDSWEEFIVFHHKFVDWLKLNGYDTDEVTRMGDEEIEAIIAKSPYYKATANDVDWIAKVKMQGAIQKWVDHSISVTINLPAEAKEELVSELYLTAWKSGCKGATVYRDGSRSGVLIAGKADIRPERPKRPKVLDCDVIRFNINEEKWVAFVGLKESKPYEIFTGMADEEIFPIPKSIVKGKIIKVADEEGNTRYDFQYTDKYGYKKTMGGLSHTFNPEFWNYAKLISGVLRHEMPIQDVVNLIQSLRLDSESINNWKNGVERALKKYIPNGTKAKGKCGECGSDNLVYEEGCLICKDCGSSKCG; encoded by the coding sequence ATGGAAAAAACAGGTAAAGCAAAAGATACTGAAAAACCTGTTTATTCACATGAGGAGGCAGTTGATGCAAGCATTCAGTACTTCAAGGGAGATGAACTTGCTGCAAGAGTATGGGCGAATAAATATGCCTTAAAAGATTCATTCGGTAATCTTTTTGAAAAGACACCGGACGATATGCACCGCAGGCTGGCCCGTGAGATTCACAGAGTAGAACTGAAATATAAAAATCCGCTTTCAGAAGAGTTGATTTATAGTGTTTTGAAGGATTTCAAATACATTGTTCCGCAGGGCGGGCCAATGACCGGTATCGGAAACGACTACCAGATCGCTTCATTATCAAATTGTTTTGTTATTGGTAACGACGGATCATCAGACTCTTACGGTGGTATTATGAAGATCGATCAGGAGCAGGTACAATTGATGAAACGTCGCGGAGGTGTTGGCCATGACCTGTCTCATATCAGACCAAAAGGAACACCGGTTCTTAACAGCGCGCTGACATCAACAGGAGTTGTTCCGTTTATGGAGAGGTACTCCAACTCAACACGCGAGGTGGCACAGGACGGCAGAAGGGGAGCTCTTATGCTTTCAATATCAATAAAACATCCCGACTCCGGTAAGTTTATTGATGCAAAGCTTGAAAGCGGCAAAGTAACCGGTGCAAACGTCTCGGTTAAGCTCACCGACGACTTCATGAAGGCGGTTGAGGATAAAACATTATTCAGACAGCAATACCCCATAAATTCTGATGATCCGAAATTTGCGAAAGATATTGATGCAGTTCAGCTGTGGTCAAAGATTATTCATAATGCCTGGAAATCAGCAGAACCAGGTGTACTTTTTTGGGATACTATCATTAAGGAGAGTGTTCCTGATTGCTATGGAGATTTAGGTTATGCTACTGTTTCAACAAACCCATGCGGTGAGATTCCATTATGCCCCTACGACAGCTGCAGGCTTCTGGCGATTAATCTCTTCAGCTATGTAAATAAACCATTTACCAAGGAAGCTGAGTTTGACACAGAGCTTTATAAAGAACATGTCGGACTCGCTCAGAGAATGATGGATGATATAATTGATCTTGAGCTAGAGAAGATCGATGCCATCCTCGCAAAAATTGATGCGGATCCCGAGATAGAAGAACTTAAGCATGTTGAGAGAAACCTCTGGACAAACATCAGGACAAAGGCAAATGAAGGAAGAAGAACAGGTATTGGTATAACTGCCGAAGGCGACATGCTTGCTGCACTTGGTATGAGATATGGCAGCGATGAGGCAACTTCATTTTCAGTGGATGTTCATAAGACACTTGCCCTTGAAGCATACAAATCATCTACATACCTCGCAAAAGAAAGAGGCCCTTTTGCCATATATGATGCAGAACGTGAAAAGAATAACCCATTCATCCTGAGAATGAAAGAGGCCGATCCTGTTATGTATAATAACATGGTGAAATTCGGCCGCAGAAACATAGCTCTTCTCACAATTGCTCCCACCGGAACAACCAGTCTTATGACACAAACAACATCCGGGATCGAACCTATATTTTCTGTTTTTTATAAGAGGAGAAGAAAAGTTAATCCTAATGATAAGGACGTGAAGGTTACCTTTAAGGATGAAGTAGGCGATTCATGGGAAGAATTTATTGTTTTCCACCATAAGTTTGTCGACTGGCTCAAACTGAACGGCTACGATACCGACGAAGTTACAAGGATGGGAGATGAGGAGATAGAGGCAATAATAGCAAAATCACCATATTATAAAGCTACCGCCAACGATGTTGACTGGATTGCTAAGGTTAAAATGCAGGGAGCAATTCAGAAATGGGTTGATCATTCTATCAGCGTCACAATAAATCTTCCTGCAGAAGCTAAAGAGGAGCTCGTAAGCGAACTATATCTCACAGCGTGGAAATCGGGTTGCAAAGGAGCTACAGTTTACCGCGACGGATCAAGAAGCGGAGTCCTGATTGCCGGTAAAGCTGATATCCGCCCGGAAAGACCCAAGCGTCCAAAAGTACTCGACTGTGATGTGATCAGGTTCAATATAAATGAAGAAAAATGGGTTGCATTTGTTGGTCTTAAAGAAAGTAAGCCTTACGAGATCTTCACAGGTATGGCAGATGAAGAGATCTTCCCGATTCCGAAAAGTATTGTTAAAGGTAAAATAATAAAAGTCGCCGACGAAGAAGGTAATACCAGATACGATTTCCAGTATACCGACAAGTACGGATATAAGAAGACTATGGGTGGCCTGTCGCACACCTTCAATCCAGAATTCTGGAATTATGCCAAGCTTATCTCAGGAGTATTGCGACATGAGATGCCAATCCAGGATGTTGTGAACCTTATTCAGTCATTACGTCTCGACAGTGAGTCAATCAACAACTGGAAAAACGGTGTAGAAAGGGCCTTGAAGAAATATATACCGAACGGAACAAAGGCTAAAGGCAAATGCGGTGAATGCGGATCTGATAACCTTGTTTACGAGGAAGGATGCCTGATCTGCAAAGATTGCGGTTCCTCAAAATGCGGATAG
- a CDS encoding glutamate--tRNA ligase: MEPVRVRFAPSPTGPLHIGGVRTALYNYLFAKKNGGTFILRIEDTDQTRFVEGAEEYIMESLRWCGIIVDEGIKEGGPFGPYRQSDRKAIYREYADSLINKGDAYYAFDTAEELESMRKEAEKAGNTFIYNASNRNELSNSLSLNESEWKAKLQRGEPFVIRYMMPLNEEIHFEDIIRGHIVVNTSTLDDKVLFKSDGMPTYHLAHFVDDHLMKISHVIRGEEWLPSLPLHIMLYRSFGWNPPLFAHLPLLLKPDGKGKLSKRDGDKMGFPVFPLFWPYGETAKGYREAGYYPDAFVNMIALLGWNPGTEQEIFSMDELIDSFSIERVGKSGSKFDPEKAKWFNHQYLQARSNNQLALEFREFLRAQGYQYDIVDLEVLVGMVKERVDFVKDIWDQTDFFFKAPEAYDQEVIKKRWNENSAAQLMELKAELEKAEDFSAGYLEPAIKAWIEGKGYNTGAIMNSLRLVIVGASRGPHMFDIISWIGREETIKRIDKGVSVIRK; the protein is encoded by the coding sequence ATGGAACCAGTAAGAGTACGATTTGCTCCAAGTCCCACAGGCCCTTTGCATATCGGCGGTGTTAGGACAGCTCTTTATAATTACCTTTTTGCAAAGAAGAACGGAGGAACCTTTATTCTGAGAATTGAGGATACTGATCAGACCCGTTTTGTTGAGGGAGCCGAAGAATACATAATGGAGTCACTCAGATGGTGCGGTATTATTGTTGATGAAGGAATAAAAGAAGGTGGTCCTTTTGGCCCGTATCGTCAGAGCGACAGAAAAGCAATATACAGGGAATATGCTGATTCACTTATTAATAAGGGTGATGCATATTATGCCTTCGATACTGCCGAGGAACTGGAATCGATGAGAAAAGAGGCTGAAAAAGCTGGGAATACTTTTATTTATAATGCATCAAACCGTAATGAGCTTTCGAATTCACTGTCGCTGAATGAAAGCGAATGGAAGGCAAAACTTCAGAGAGGTGAGCCATTTGTTATAAGGTATATGATGCCACTTAATGAAGAGATTCATTTTGAAGATATTATCAGGGGACATATTGTTGTGAATACCAGTACTCTCGACGACAAGGTCCTGTTCAAATCTGACGGTATGCCTACTTATCATCTGGCACACTTTGTTGATGATCATCTGATGAAGATAAGCCATGTAATAAGGGGAGAAGAGTGGCTTCCTTCACTTCCTCTTCATATTATGCTATATCGTTCTTTTGGCTGGAATCCTCCTCTGTTTGCACACCTTCCTTTATTGCTTAAGCCCGATGGTAAAGGGAAGTTAAGCAAGCGTGACGGAGATAAGATGGGATTCCCGGTATTCCCTCTTTTCTGGCCATACGGCGAAACTGCAAAAGGATATCGCGAGGCCGGGTATTATCCCGATGCGTTTGTAAATATGATTGCCCTGCTGGGATGGAATCCGGGAACAGAGCAGGAGATATTTTCAATGGATGAACTTATTGATTCTTTTTCAATTGAAAGAGTCGGAAAGTCGGGTTCAAAATTTGATCCTGAAAAAGCAAAATGGTTTAATCACCAGTATCTTCAGGCAAGATCAAACAATCAGCTTGCATTGGAATTCAGGGAATTCCTGAGGGCTCAGGGTTATCAGTACGATATTGTTGATCTGGAAGTGCTCGTCGGAATGGTAAAGGAGAGAGTTGATTTTGTAAAGGATATCTGGGACCAGACCGATTTCTTCTTTAAGGCTCCTGAGGCATATGATCAGGAGGTCATTAAAAAAAGATGGAATGAGAACTCCGCGGCTCAACTGATGGAACTAAAAGCCGAGCTCGAGAAAGCTGAAGACTTCTCAGCCGGATATCTTGAACCGGCAATAAAGGCCTGGATTGAAGGGAAAGGATACAACACCGGTGCAATAATGAATTCTTTAAGACTCGTTATTGTTGGTGCTTCGAGAGGACCTCATATGTTTGATATCATCAGCTGGATAGGGAGAGAGGAGACAATAAAGCGCATTGATAAGGGAGTTTCTGTTATAAGGAAATAA
- the kbl gene encoding glycine C-acetyltransferase, whose translation MYKSYKEHLDKTLNEIREAGLYKNERIIVSPQGAEIELNTGQKVLNFCANNYLGLSNDASLREAAKKALDDHGYGMSSVRFICGTTDLHKELEKKIAGFFNTEDTILYAACFDANGGMFEPLLTEEDAIISDALNHASIIDGVRLCKAVRYRYENADMADLEKQLQLAQAQRFRLIVTDGVFSMDGNVAPLDKIVALADKYNAMVMVDESHSAGVVGRTGRGVTELYNITGKVEIITGTLGKAFGGAIGGFTTGKKEIIDILRQRSRPYLFSNSIPPMVAAAGIRMVDMMTETNVLQDKLHWNSEYFIAGMKKLGFDIKPTKSAICAVMLYDAKLSQDFAAKLLNEGIYVIGFYYPVVPKGQARIRVQLSAGHEKEHLDKAMTAFEKVGKELGVIN comes from the coding sequence ATGTACAAGAGTTATAAGGAGCATCTGGATAAGACTCTTAATGAAATAAGAGAAGCTGGTTTATACAAGAACGAGCGGATAATTGTATCCCCTCAGGGAGCTGAAATTGAGCTTAATACAGGACAGAAAGTGCTTAATTTCTGTGCCAACAATTACCTTGGATTATCTAATGATGCCTCCCTTAGAGAGGCTGCAAAAAAAGCGCTGGATGATCATGGTTATGGTATGTCATCCGTCAGGTTTATATGCGGCACAACAGACCTCCATAAGGAGCTTGAGAAGAAGATAGCCGGATTCTTCAATACAGAGGATACTATTCTTTATGCTGCCTGTTTTGATGCAAACGGAGGTATGTTTGAACCTCTTCTCACCGAAGAAGATGCAATAATATCAGATGCGTTAAATCATGCATCTATTATCGATGGCGTCCGCCTTTGTAAAGCTGTCCGCTACAGGTATGAAAATGCTGATATGGCTGACCTTGAAAAACAGCTCCAACTTGCCCAGGCACAGCGATTCAGACTGATCGTTACAGATGGTGTTTTCTCAATGGATGGCAATGTTGCCCCGCTTGATAAAATAGTAGCACTGGCAGACAAATACAACGCTATGGTTATGGTTGATGAATCACATTCAGCAGGGGTTGTGGGCAGAACAGGAAGGGGTGTTACAGAACTTTATAATATAACGGGTAAAGTCGAAATTATAACCGGAACACTAGGAAAAGCCTTTGGAGGTGCAATCGGTGGATTCACTACAGGGAAAAAAGAGATAATTGATATTCTGCGTCAGAGATCACGCCCTTATCTCTTTTCAAATTCAATCCCCCCGATGGTTGCTGCAGCCGGAATAAGGATGGTTGACATGATGACCGAGACGAATGTATTGCAGGATAAGCTTCACTGGAACTCTGAATATTTTATTGCTGGCATGAAGAAGCTTGGATTCGATATCAAGCCAACCAAATCTGCAATATGTGCAGTTATGCTCTATGATGCAAAACTATCCCAGGATTTTGCCGCAAAGCTCCTGAATGAAGGAATTTATGTCATCGGTTTTTATTATCCTGTGGTTCCGAAAGGACAGGCACGAATAAGGGTGCAGCTTTCAGCCGGACATGAGAAAGAGCATCTTGACAAGGCTATGACAGCTTTTGAAAAAGTCGGGAAAGAACTTGGTGTAATAAATTAA
- a CDS encoding FkbM family methyltransferase — protein MNKFLFPVYRILVPKPVRTAILKKTLRKDILRHFSSLPGSEVNEEQREVLKFLENNELRIFPYPFNDSYSADSIDVFHDTERGLKYVMQEGKRLYFKRRWNEARIKRAYSDLLREQDLNSPHRYLTDTFTIGNEDVLADIGAAEANFSLAVIEKVKKVYLFEYDREWAEALNATFAPWAEKVVIINKYVSDRDDEKHVRFDTFYNQHNDITFLKIDVDGAESIVLDSCDKIFRSAAPFKVALCTYHKNNDEKDFTSLLKNHGFTVNPSRGYMIHYYDKKMKAPYLRRGLIRAVKQ, from the coding sequence ATGAATAAATTTCTCTTTCCTGTTTACCGGATTCTGGTTCCAAAACCGGTAAGAACAGCCATTCTTAAAAAGACTCTCAGGAAAGATATTCTGAGACACTTCTCATCTCTTCCAGGAAGCGAGGTAAATGAAGAACAGCGCGAAGTACTTAAGTTTCTTGAAAATAATGAACTAAGGATTTTCCCTTACCCATTTAATGATAGCTATTCTGCTGATTCAATAGATGTGTTTCATGATACTGAAAGAGGACTGAAGTATGTGATGCAGGAAGGGAAAAGACTCTATTTTAAAAGAAGATGGAACGAAGCCCGGATCAAAAGGGCATATTCTGATCTCTTGAGGGAGCAGGATCTGAACAGTCCTCACAGGTATCTCACCGACACATTTACAATAGGTAATGAGGATGTGCTGGCAGATATTGGTGCGGCAGAAGCCAATTTTTCTCTTGCTGTCATTGAAAAAGTAAAAAAGGTCTATCTCTTTGAATATGACCGGGAATGGGCCGAGGCATTAAATGCAACTTTTGCACCCTGGGCAGAAAAGGTTGTCATAATAAATAAATATGTCTCCGACAGGGACGACGAAAAGCATGTGAGATTTGACACATTTTATAATCAGCACAACGATATAACTTTTCTTAAGATAGATGTTGACGGAGCCGAATCAATTGTGCTGGACAGCTGTGATAAAATATTCAGGTCAGCGGCTCCTTTTAAAGTTGCACTATGCACTTATCATAAGAACAATGATGAAAAGGATTTCACTTCATTGCTTAAGAATCATGGTTTTACTGTAAACCCTTCAAGGGGATATATGATTCATTATTATGATAAAAAAATGAAAGCCCCCTATCTCAGAAGAGGTTTAATACGGGCTGTAAAACAGTAG
- a CDS encoding class I SAM-dependent methyltransferase, with amino-acid sequence MKQSKNSVLILVLMTLLLIPGYLSSQSLKENPALDAKVKKFLADHAGQWHDLNIPTSDGQLLYDLITKGNYKSALEIGTSTGHSGIYIAWALAKTGGKLITIELDEGRHKTALENFKQAGLSEYIDARNGDAHTIVKELKGPFDFVFSDADKDWYKNYFIDLDPKLKTGGCFTSHNVYDRSAGGRGGRGGDQGQGSYLEYVKSLKNYETTVNSTGGGLAISYKRADK; translated from the coding sequence ATGAAGCAATCAAAAAACTCCGTTCTTATTCTGGTTTTAATGACTCTATTATTGATACCCGGATACCTTTCTTCCCAATCTTTAAAGGAGAATCCTGCCCTTGATGCTAAAGTAAAAAAGTTTCTTGCTGATCATGCCGGACAATGGCACGATTTGAATATTCCAACATCAGATGGCCAGTTACTTTATGATTTAATTACAAAAGGTAACTACAAAAGTGCTCTTGAAATTGGCACCTCAACAGGTCACTCAGGTATATATATTGCCTGGGCTCTCGCTAAAACAGGCGGCAAACTAATTACTATTGAGCTCGATGAGGGCAGACATAAAACCGCACTTGAAAACTTTAAACAGGCTGGATTATCTGAGTATATTGATGCCCGTAATGGAGATGCTCATACAATTGTTAAAGAACTAAAGGGACCATTTGATTTTGTATTCAGTGATGCCGATAAAGACTGGTACAAAAACTACTTTATTGATCTCGATCCCAAGCTAAAGACCGGAGGTTGTTTTACCTCACACAATGTATATGACAGAAGTGCCGGAGGACGCGGGGGCAGAGGTGGCGATCAGGGTCAGGGCAGCTATCTTGAATATGTAAAGAGCCTGAAAAACTACGAAACTACTGTTAATTCAACAGGTGGGGGTTTGGCAATAAGCTATAAGAGAGCTGACAAATAA
- a CDS encoding amino acid permease, protein MAEENLQRKLGLFPATNIVVANMIGAGIFTTSGLLMAGLNDPILMLALWVVGGIISLCGALSYGELGAAMPGAGGEYLFLSRLYNPLFGFLSGWVSFIVGFSAPIAASAMGFSEYFCRAFPAIPGWLQVNGIMEPGYTKTAISVAVILIFTMIHYRGMKTGALVQNILTLLKITLIVFLLLAGFLSGKGDFTNFNSVPGASSGIAGWKTIGLSLMWIMFAYSGWNASTYLGAEIKNPLKTLPRSLMLGTGIVIFLYLALNILYIYGIKPEEMKGVISVGGLAMGNLFGPAADTLFSLLIAFALFSSLSAFIIIGPRVYYSMAKDGLFFKSVAKIHPKFQVPSNSIVLQALIAVILTLSGTFEQVLTYMGFALGIFPILTVSGVFLQRKNNPAAIKLPGFPFVQIIYVSTGVLILFLSYLERPVESSIASVTVIAGIPAYYLFKKYSGGTKISV, encoded by the coding sequence ATGGCGGAAGAAAATCTCCAGAGGAAGCTGGGTCTCTTCCCTGCTACCAATATTGTTGTTGCCAACATGATTGGCGCAGGGATCTTTACTACATCAGGCTTACTTATGGCGGGATTGAATGATCCCATTCTCATGCTTGCACTCTGGGTGGTGGGAGGCATAATCTCACTGTGCGGAGCTCTTTCATACGGAGAACTTGGAGCTGCAATGCCAGGTGCCGGAGGGGAATACCTGTTTCTCTCGAGACTTTATAACCCCTTATTTGGATTCTTAAGCGGTTGGGTTTCATTTATAGTTGGTTTTTCAGCGCCAATTGCTGCTTCGGCCATGGGATTCAGCGAATATTTCTGTCGCGCATTCCCTGCCATTCCCGGATGGCTTCAGGTTAACGGGATAATGGAACCGGGATATACTAAAACCGCTATTTCAGTTGCCGTAATCCTGATCTTCACCATGATTCATTACAGGGGAATGAAAACCGGTGCTTTAGTGCAGAACATACTTACTTTGCTTAAAATTACTCTTATTGTATTCCTCTTACTTGCCGGGTTCCTCTCCGGGAAAGGAGATTTTACTAACTTCAATTCTGTACCTGGTGCATCTTCCGGCATAGCAGGATGGAAAACAATTGGTCTTTCCCTGATGTGGATAATGTTTGCCTACAGCGGCTGGAATGCTTCAACATACCTTGGTGCAGAAATCAAAAATCCTTTAAAAACACTCCCGAGGTCACTTATGCTTGGCACAGGTATCGTAATTTTTCTTTATCTGGCGCTCAACATTCTTTATATATATGGTATAAAACCCGAAGAGATGAAAGGTGTAATCTCAGTTGGCGGACTGGCTATGGGCAACCTTTTTGGTCCGGCTGCTGATACACTCTTTTCACTTTTAATTGCTTTTGCCCTCTTCTCCTCACTAAGTGCATTTATCATTATCGGACCAAGGGTTTATTATTCAATGGCTAAAGACGGATTATTTTTCAAATCAGTTGCAAAGATTCATCCAAAGTTCCAGGTGCCATCAAATTCAATTGTCCTTCAGGCACTTATTGCAGTGATACTGACTCTGTCGGGTACTTTTGAACAGGTTCTGACATATATGGGATTTGCACTTGGAATATTTCCGATACTGACAGTATCAGGAGTATTTCTTCAAAGAAAGAATAATCCTGCCGCTATTAAATTGCCAGGCTTCCCGTTTGTTCAGATAATCTACGTCTCGACAGGAGTATTAATACTTTTTCTCTCATACCTGGAACGTCCGGTTGAATCGTCAATAGCCTCTGTAACAGTTATTGCCGGAATACCCGCTTATTACCTGTTTAAAAAATATTCAGGGGGAACTAAGATATCCGTGTAA
- a CDS encoding tRNA threonylcarbamoyladenosine dehydratase codes for MTDWLTRTEIILGSDGLKKLKESNVLVVGLGGVGAYAAEMICRAGVGSMTIVDGDAVHPTNRNRQLPALKSTEGLPKADVMGQRLKDINPEVNLTIIQEYLKDDRMIEVLDMGFDYVVDAIDTLSPKIFLILHTLNKKMPLVSSMGAGGKYDPTRIAISDISETTDCSLARILRKRLHRLGIRDGFTAVYSTEPIDKKKVVPTPGELNKASVVGTISYMPASFGIACASVVIRDLTGITRIS; via the coding sequence ATGACAGACTGGCTAACGCGTACTGAAATAATTTTGGGAAGTGACGGACTTAAAAAGCTAAAAGAGTCGAATGTCCTTGTAGTTGGACTGGGAGGAGTGGGGGCATATGCTGCTGAGATGATATGCAGGGCCGGAGTAGGATCGATGACAATTGTTGATGGTGATGCCGTTCATCCCACTAACAGGAACAGGCAATTGCCTGCTCTGAAAAGTACAGAGGGATTGCCAAAAGCCGACGTGATGGGTCAGAGGCTGAAAGACATAAATCCTGAAGTTAATCTTACAATAATTCAGGAGTATCTTAAAGATGACCGTATGATTGAAGTCCTTGATATGGGATTTGATTATGTGGTTGATGCAATTGACACTCTTTCACCAAAAATATTCCTGATACTTCACACCCTGAATAAAAAAATGCCTCTCGTTAGTTCAATGGGTGCAGGGGGCAAATACGATCCTACCCGGATAGCCATTTCAGATATTTCCGAAACCACAGATTGTTCACTTGCCCGCATACTTAGAAAAAGGCTGCACAGGCTTGGTATTCGTGATGGCTTCACTGCTGTATATTCTACAGAACCTATTGATAAGAAAAAAGTCGTACCGACTCCCGGAGAGTTAAATAAAGCCTCCGTTGTCGGGACAATCTCATACATGCCGGCTTCATTCGGAATTGCTTGTGCATCAGTGGTAATCAGAGATTTGACAGGAATTACACGGATATCTTAG